The following is a genomic window from Dehalococcoidia bacterium.
AGCTGGTCTTTGGAAAGCTTGTCGGGCTGCCGAAAGTCATAGAGACGGATCGTCGCGCCCGTTGGGGAGAGCGGAGCGACAGGTCCGCCGGCCGGCTCTCCTGTGACGTCGCCGAGACCAGCCAAGAGGGCGTCGACCTCTGCTTGGCTCACTCCTTTCGCGTCGCTCATCGTGCTCTTTTCGACCCCCTGTATTGGCGTTATCGGCAATGGGCGCCTCGTCTCGCACCGTTCTGGACGCGCCCTAGCGGCGGCCCTCGTTGATCGCGGTGCGCAGCCCCGCATATTTCGATGAGATGAGGCTGGCGACGACGTTGTAGCGAAGGCTGGTCTCGGCAAGGCGCGTCATCTCGCGGTCGAGATCTACCGTGTTCCCATCGTTGCGCCGCGCTGTGCTGGGCGCCGGGGCGCGCGTGACGACGGCCTCAAGCGCCGCAGGAGCGCCTAGGTGGGCAGCGTGGGTGGTCGCAAGGGGGATGTCGTCACCCCGTCCAAGCGCCTGCTGCAGCGCGCGTTCGAACGACACCTCCGTCGCTTGGTACCACGGCGTGTCGACATTGGCGATATTCGTGGCAATCGCCTGGTGGCGCTG
Proteins encoded in this region:
- the flgB gene encoding flagellar basal body rod protein FlgB produces the protein MSLRPFESTTLRGLTAALRGLSQRHQAIATNIANVDTPWYQATEVSFERALQQALGRGDDIPLATTHAAHLGAPAALEAVVTRAPAPSTARRNDGNTVDLDREMTRLAETSLRYNVVASLISSKYAGLRTAINEGRR